One genomic segment of Kiritimatiella glycovorans includes these proteins:
- a CDS encoding secondary thiamine-phosphate synthase enzyme YjbQ, giving the protein MAVFSKTIDLQSRDHMPHFHNVTDAVKDIVAESGIKNGICVVYSHHTTCSVMTQECSHDLNYFGREYLQVDLMEIMEKMIPTCRTEGQYHHPGPEHIEFALSHPDEEAKGSLNTDAHLRSCFFGRSETIVLNDGELSLGDFGFIYFIDWDQVRERGRVCEVQIIGE; this is encoded by the coding sequence ATGGCTGTATTCAGCAAGACCATCGATCTGCAGTCCCGCGACCACATGCCGCATTTTCATAACGTGACGGATGCGGTGAAGGACATCGTCGCCGAATCCGGAATCAAAAACGGAATCTGTGTCGTGTACTCGCATCATACGACCTGTTCGGTAATGACGCAGGAGTGCTCGCACGACCTGAATTATTTCGGGCGCGAATACCTGCAGGTGGACCTGATGGAGATTATGGAAAAGATGATTCCCACCTGCCGTACCGAGGGTCAGTACCACCACCCCGGCCCGGAGCATATTGAGTTCGCCCTCTCGCATCCCGACGAGGAGGCCAAGGGCAGTCTGAACACCGACGCCCATCTGCGCTCCTGCTTCTTCGGCCGTTCGGAGACGATCGTGCTGAACGACGGCGAACTCTCGCTCGGCGACTTCGGGTTCATCTACTTTATCGACTGGGACCAGGTGCGCGAGCGTGGCCGGGTCTGTGAAGTCCAGATTATCGGTGAATGA
- a CDS encoding L-fucose/L-arabinose isomerase family protein: MRKTTPRLGLCPIGKFAFSHEDAVRQKEALREMIARRGVDAVDLEGVLDDGLVRDKAHVDTVVDHFRAQGVDALFIPHCNFGTEDAAALIAKQLDVPTLLWGPRDAPPLEDGTRLRDSLCGLFATSKVLVKLDVPFTYLPNSAADDPAFEAGFDRFLRTANAASVLRRGCRIGVLGQRIDFFWSTISNESELLERFNVETLPLDLVPFIENVKKRATGKAYADEIAGLREQCVIEEMTDEALARVLAVRDEALELAATHELDAMACQSFMSLPEAVGAWTVYADSLIGDELPFVLESDICGAISTLLLRRAAGSAPFMVDVTMRHPNDDNAVLLWHCGAPLSMKHPDSRVRLGRHWILPGPLSGMTHFRMKDGPITCARFDGDRGRYVLAVGQAESCEGPETQNNYVWARVKNWPRWERTLIEGPFLHHIGMAYGHCGAALREVVKYVPGLELRDMDGGGA, translated from the coding sequence ATGCGTAAAACCACACCCCGCCTGGGATTGTGTCCGATCGGAAAGTTCGCCTTCAGTCACGAGGATGCCGTCCGTCAGAAGGAGGCGCTGCGTGAGATGATCGCGCGGCGCGGCGTGGATGCGGTCGATCTCGAGGGAGTTCTCGACGACGGTCTGGTGCGGGATAAGGCCCACGTCGATACCGTCGTGGATCACTTTCGCGCTCAGGGTGTGGACGCGCTTTTCATCCCCCATTGTAATTTCGGCACCGAGGATGCCGCCGCACTGATCGCGAAACAGCTCGACGTGCCGACGCTGCTCTGGGGTCCGCGTGACGCTCCTCCGCTGGAGGACGGAACCCGCCTTCGAGATTCGCTCTGCGGCCTCTTCGCGACGAGCAAGGTGCTGGTCAAATTGGATGTACCCTTCACGTACCTCCCGAACAGCGCCGCAGACGATCCCGCGTTTGAGGCGGGGTTCGACCGTTTTTTGCGGACCGCGAACGCGGCTTCGGTATTGCGCCGCGGTTGCCGCATCGGCGTGCTCGGGCAGCGCATCGATTTCTTCTGGAGCACGATCTCCAATGAAAGCGAACTGCTGGAACGATTCAACGTCGAAACCCTGCCGCTCGATCTCGTGCCGTTCATCGAAAACGTGAAGAAGCGTGCCACGGGCAAGGCCTATGCGGATGAAATCGCCGGGCTGCGCGAGCAGTGTGTGATTGAAGAGATGACCGACGAGGCGCTCGCCCGCGTGCTGGCGGTACGCGACGAGGCACTGGAGCTGGCCGCGACCCACGAGCTGGACGCCATGGCCTGCCAGTCGTTCATGAGCCTGCCCGAAGCTGTCGGGGCATGGACGGTCTATGCCGACAGCCTGATCGGCGACGAGCTTCCTTTCGTGCTCGAATCCGATATCTGCGGCGCGATCAGCACGCTGCTGCTCAGGCGCGCGGCGGGATCCGCGCCGTTCATGGTCGACGTGACCATGCGTCATCCGAACGACGATAACGCTGTGCTCCTCTGGCACTGCGGTGCGCCCCTGTCCATGAAGCACCCGGACAGCCGGGTGCGGCTCGGCCGGCACTGGATTCTGCCCGGACCGCTGTCCGGGATGACGCACTTCCGGATGAAAGACGGCCCGATCACCTGCGCGCGGTTCGACGGCGATCGCGGGCGTTACGTACTCGCGGTCGGTCAGGCCGAATCATGCGAGGGCCCGGAGACGCAGAACAACTATGTCTGGGCCCGGGTGAAGAACTGGCCGCGCTGGGAGCGCACGCTTATCGAAGGGCCGTTCCTGCACCATATCGGCATGGCGTACGGCCATTGCGGCGCCGCGCTCAGAGAGGTGGTCAAGTATGTGCCCGGTCTCGAACTGCGCGATATGGACGGAGGTGGGGCATGA